In Marivirga salinae, a single window of DNA contains:
- a CDS encoding formimidoylglutamase — translation MDLRLFFSPVPEEIFSDIKKQGSFYKNIQVYQEKFPDYKSADIALIGISDKGNNEENVGTVGGADALRKKLYKLSKGSGAYNIVDLGNISEAIDTEQTFGRVQEVCHACIENNVLPILIGGSQDMGFAQYLAYEEMEKLISVLNVDAFLDMEDKDSPANQQHVQKMLMHQPNYLFNYSHLAYQTYLVNPQAITTLEKLYFEAHRIGALRHDIKEMEPVIRQADMMSFDLSAIKSSDFPASAQAQPFGLTGEEACQLCWYAGINEKLSAVGFYEFDVTKDDESNKSAAVLATMIWYFIEGFYHRKESRDFRSNDYMKYVVSMPMEPEILTFYKSNFIEKWWMEVPNPSGNNRFNRNSIVPCSYSDYQQAMKGELPERWIVMHSKLF, via the coding sequence ATGGATTTAAGACTTTTCTTTAGCCCCGTTCCCGAGGAGATTTTTTCCGATATAAAAAAACAGGGAAGCTTTTACAAAAATATTCAAGTCTATCAGGAGAAGTTTCCTGATTATAAAAGTGCAGATATCGCCTTGATAGGAATTTCCGATAAAGGAAATAATGAAGAAAATGTGGGTACAGTTGGAGGCGCAGACGCCCTTAGAAAAAAACTCTATAAATTATCAAAAGGCTCAGGTGCTTATAATATTGTGGATTTAGGAAATATTTCCGAAGCTATAGATACTGAGCAAACCTTCGGAAGAGTTCAAGAAGTTTGTCATGCTTGTATTGAGAATAATGTTTTACCTATCCTAATTGGAGGTTCTCAAGATATGGGATTTGCGCAATATTTGGCTTATGAGGAAATGGAAAAGCTCATTAGCGTATTAAATGTGGATGCTTTTTTAGATATGGAGGATAAAGATTCTCCAGCCAACCAACAGCATGTTCAAAAAATGTTGATGCATCAGCCCAATTATTTATTTAATTATAGCCATTTAGCTTATCAAACCTATTTGGTAAATCCTCAAGCTATTACCACACTTGAAAAATTATATTTCGAGGCGCATAGAATAGGAGCTTTGCGTCATGATATCAAAGAAATGGAACCTGTTATCCGTCAGGCTGATATGATGAGTTTTGATTTGTCTGCCATAAAATCATCTGATTTTCCAGCCTCCGCTCAAGCTCAGCCTTTCGGGCTTACTGGTGAGGAAGCCTGTCAATTATGTTGGTATGCCGGCATAAATGAAAAATTGAGTGCAGTAGGATTCTATGAATTTGACGTCACCAAAGATGATGAATCCAATAAATCAGCAGCAGTTTTGGCCACCATGATTTGGTATTTTATCGAAGGTTTTTATCATAGAAAAGAGTCTCGAGACTTCCGCTCTAATGATTATATGAAATATGTGGTTTCCATGCCAATGGAGCCAGAAATTTTAACTTTTTATAAAAGTAATTTCATAGAAAAATGGTGGATGGAAGTTCCTAATCCATCTGGGAATAACCGATTTAACAGAAATTCTATTGTTCCATGTAGTTATTCAGATTATCAGCAAGCCATGAAAGGCGAATTACCCGAAAGATGGATCGTGATGCATTCTAAACTATTTTAA
- a CDS encoding DUF6503 family protein: MKNIFGVIILTFFINACNPSEQSAYKVIQNAIEFHGGEAYDSLNVQFQFRDKFYSLRHAGGSFQYERIFRDSTDSEINDILNNSGFKRLIDGEKVDLSAKDSAAYANSVNSVHYFALLPYNLKDEAVIAHNKEDVLIKGKPYKTIEVKFKQEGGGTDYEDVFMFWFNANTYDMDYFAYSYETEGGGVRFRESINKEKVEGVIFQDYNNYKAEKGTDLASLPAMFEKGELELLSKIELEFDVEAL, encoded by the coding sequence ATGAAAAATATATTTGGAGTAATAATTTTAACATTTTTTATAAATGCTTGCAATCCTAGTGAGCAGTCAGCTTATAAAGTAATTCAAAATGCTATTGAATTTCATGGCGGTGAAGCCTATGATTCTTTGAATGTTCAATTTCAATTCAGGGATAAATTTTATTCACTCAGACATGCTGGGGGAAGTTTTCAGTATGAAAGAATTTTCCGAGATTCAACTGATAGTGAAATCAATGATATTTTGAATAATAGTGGTTTCAAGAGACTAATTGATGGTGAAAAAGTCGATTTATCTGCTAAAGATTCTGCAGCCTATGCAAATTCAGTGAATTCCGTTCACTACTTTGCTTTGCTTCCTTACAATTTGAAAGATGAGGCTGTAATAGCACACAATAAAGAAGATGTTCTTATTAAAGGAAAGCCTTATAAAACTATAGAGGTGAAATTTAAGCAAGAGGGTGGAGGTACAGATTACGAAGATGTTTTCATGTTTTGGTTCAATGCAAACACCTATGATATGGATTACTTTGCTTATTCATATGAAACAGAAGGTGGAGGAGTGCGCTTTCGAGAATCCATTAATAAAGAGAAAGTAGAGGGCGTGATTTTTCAGGATTATAATAATTATAAAGCTGAAAAAGGAACTGATTTAGCAAGTTTACCAGCAATGTTTGAGAAAGGAGAATTGGAATTACTTTCTAAAATTGAATTAGAATTTGATGTTGAAGCTTTATGA
- a CDS encoding sodium-dependent transporter, translating into MAEKVEEFSSRWSIILASLGMAIGAGNLWRFPRIAGEYGGTFIILWMLFLLVWSIPLLMAELALGKHYQKGTLGSLGNLAGKKFNWMGTFITIVTLGIAFYYSVVTGWSLRYFILNTEVLIGYLFGAGELNQQIGETDFMNNFWSNLSNSSWVAVVCYMVTILGAIWVLSKGIKNGLEKVNKILIPTLFILLMVVSAFALNMEGGYQGLEYLFTIDPEKFSNPTIWIEAITDSAWSTGAGWGLMITIGSFSNKREDVTLNTFLGAFGNNTAALLAAMAILPAVFAMSATPEGAMDYLHSGSQALTFTVIPQLFAQMPGGPILSFIFFGAFLMAAFSSLLPMMQLLIKNLTDYTLTRKQAAFVAGACCFIIGFPSAYSLDVFKNQDWVWGLGLLVSGIFIAFLIIRYGPTKYKKDFIDESSDFTVANWYFKIMVYAIFLFGLFLVYWWMSQGYSEYPWFDAEGNWNVMDVYSNASIVTQWGIALVVAIVFNGWFYKKFVKK; encoded by the coding sequence ATGGCGGAAAAAGTTGAAGAATTTAGTAGTAGGTGGAGTATAATTCTAGCTTCTTTAGGAATGGCAATTGGTGCTGGAAATCTCTGGCGTTTTCCAAGAATTGCTGGGGAATATGGCGGCACCTTTATTATACTCTGGATGTTATTTCTTTTAGTTTGGTCTATTCCTTTATTAATGGCTGAATTAGCATTAGGTAAACATTACCAGAAAGGTACATTAGGTTCTTTAGGTAATTTGGCTGGGAAGAAATTCAACTGGATGGGGACTTTTATCACCATCGTAACTTTAGGAATCGCATTTTATTATTCTGTAGTTACAGGCTGGTCGCTCCGGTATTTCATCTTAAACACAGAAGTGCTCATAGGTTATCTATTTGGCGCGGGTGAGTTGAACCAACAAATTGGAGAAACTGATTTCATGAACAACTTTTGGTCAAATTTATCCAATTCTAGCTGGGTGGCTGTAGTTTGTTATATGGTGACTATTCTTGGGGCTATTTGGGTATTGAGTAAAGGAATTAAAAACGGATTAGAAAAAGTTAATAAGATTTTAATCCCGACCTTATTCATATTGTTAATGGTGGTTTCCGCTTTTGCTTTAAATATGGAAGGAGGTTATCAAGGATTAGAATATTTATTCACCATTGATCCAGAGAAATTCTCAAATCCGACCATTTGGATTGAAGCAATCACAGATTCCGCTTGGAGTACTGGTGCAGGATGGGGATTGATGATTACAATTGGTTCCTTTTCCAATAAAAGAGAAGATGTTACTTTAAATACATTTCTTGGGGCTTTTGGTAATAATACTGCTGCACTTTTAGCCGCTATGGCAATTTTACCAGCCGTATTTGCAATGTCCGCTACTCCTGAAGGCGCTATGGATTATCTCCATTCAGGAAGCCAGGCCTTAACATTTACCGTAATTCCTCAGCTTTTTGCGCAAATGCCAGGAGGACCGATATTGTCCTTTATATTCTTTGGAGCATTTCTAATGGCGGCCTTTAGTTCTTTATTGCCCATGATGCAATTGCTCATTAAAAATTTAACTGATTATACCTTAACAAGAAAACAAGCTGCATTTGTAGCAGGAGCATGTTGTTTTATAATTGGTTTCCCATCGGCTTATTCTTTAGATGTATTCAAAAATCAAGATTGGGTATGGGGCTTAGGATTGTTAGTAAGTGGTATTTTTATTGCATTTTTAATTATCAGATATGGCCCTACTAAGTATAAAAAGGATTTTATTGACGAAAGCTCCGATTTTACAGTAGCGAATTGGTATTTCAAAATCATGGTATATGCTATTTTCCTATTCGGATTATTCTTAGTGTACTGGTGGATGAGTCAAGGTTATAGTGAATATCCATGGTTCGATGCAGAAGGAAACTGGAATGTGATGGATGTTTACAGTAATGCTAGTATAGTAACTCAGTGGGGAATTGCCTTAGTAGTTGCAATTGTATTTAATGGATGGTTTTACAAAAAATTTGTTAAAAAATGA
- a CDS encoding DUF1543 domain-containing protein, which translates to MNSLKLYAVVLGGAAEKSNTELHDVVFAVGENIEDCYFQLLDKWFGLPEKMHVDSYMELDVVDGYEISLQKEKSKEKDIKLFFINLGAYKEGDFMEHHANTFLVGKLATEIKKRAKEKLLNGYDQVHKDDLYEVDDMIAIEELDGYHVHLNITDKKENLKPVNGYHVLPKKVVKDFLEQK; encoded by the coding sequence ATGAATTCATTAAAATTATATGCGGTCGTTTTGGGTGGTGCAGCAGAAAAATCAAATACTGAACTGCATGATGTGGTATTTGCGGTTGGTGAAAATATAGAAGATTGCTATTTTCAATTATTGGATAAATGGTTCGGTCTTCCTGAAAAAATGCATGTCGATTCGTATATGGAATTGGACGTGGTGGACGGATATGAAATCAGCTTGCAAAAAGAAAAAAGTAAGGAAAAGGATATAAAATTATTCTTCATCAATTTAGGGGCTTATAAAGAGGGTGATTTCATGGAACATCATGCCAACACTTTTTTGGTAGGCAAATTAGCCACTGAAATTAAAAAAAGAGCAAAAGAAAAATTATTAAATGGCTATGATCAAGTGCATAAAGATGATTTATATGAAGTGGACGATATGATAGCTATTGAAGAATTGGATGGTTATCATGTTCATCTTAATATAACTGATAAAAAAGAAAACTTAAAGCCTGTAAACGGCTATCATGTTTTGCCTAAGAAAGTGGTCAAAGATTTTTTAGAGCAGAAATAA
- the tpx gene encoding thiol peroxidase yields the protein MAEVTLGGNPLNTVADLPAKGQKAPDFKLVKTDMTEVSLSDYKGKNVILNIFPSVDTGVCAMSVREFNEKAASLDNTVVLCISKDLPFAQARFCGAEGIDNALPLSNFRNDSFGKDYGVELIDGGFKGLNARAVVVVNPDGEVLYNQLVPEIGNEPDYEKALEAVK from the coding sequence ATGGCAGAAGTAACATTAGGAGGCAACCCTTTAAACACAGTTGCAGATTTACCCGCTAAAGGACAAAAAGCACCTGATTTTAAATTGGTCAAAACTGATATGACAGAAGTTTCCCTTTCTGATTATAAAGGGAAAAATGTGATCTTAAATATTTTCCCAAGTGTAGATACGGGCGTTTGCGCCATGTCCGTTAGGGAATTTAATGAAAAGGCTGCTTCATTAGATAATACGGTGGTTTTATGTATTTCAAAAGATTTGCCTTTTGCACAAGCAAGATTTTGCGGTGCGGAAGGAATTGATAATGCATTACCATTATCCAATTTCAGAAATGATAGCTTCGGAAAAGATTATGGAGTTGAACTAATTGATGGAGGATTTAAAGGACTAAATGCGAGAGCGGTTGTAGTTGTTAATCCTGATGGAGAAGTTTTATATAATCAGTTAGTACCGGAGATTGGGAATGAACCTGATTATGAAAAGGCTTTGGAAGCGGTGAAATAA
- a CDS encoding aldehyde dehydrogenase produces MEILANYINGELTPPHSSEYFDNINPATAKIFAKIPLSNEEDLKSAIESAEKAFPEWSRLSAKERADYLIKISNLIKDNLEELAIAESKDTGKPLQLAKTVDIPRASANMEFFAYAITQFSSESHAGKDSINYTLRKPIGVVACISPWNLPLYLFTWKIAPALATGNCVIAKPSEITPYTAYLLSKVCIKAGLPKGVLNILHGTGPEIGNSIVQNKKIKAISFTGGTTTGRKIAEISAPMFRKISLELGGKNPALVFADCDLEKTAEGLVRASFANQGEICLCASRIYIEESIYDDFKTQFLEKVKALKVGNPSDDSTNMGALVSTQHLEKVKSYITLAKDEGGTLLCGDEDFELEEKNKDGYFLRPHVFENLPNHCRTNQEEIFGPVVSLNTFKNEKEAIKLANESEYGLASSIWTNDLSKAHRIGNQIETGIVWINCWMNRDLRTPFGGMKNSGLGREGGLEALRFFTEPKNICIQY; encoded by the coding sequence ATGGAAATATTAGCCAATTATATCAATGGAGAATTAACTCCTCCTCATTCATCTGAATATTTTGATAATATAAATCCAGCAACTGCAAAAATTTTTGCAAAGATTCCACTTTCTAATGAGGAAGATTTAAAATCTGCAATAGAATCAGCAGAAAAAGCATTTCCAGAATGGAGCAGACTATCGGCTAAAGAAAGAGCCGACTATTTGATAAAAATATCAAATCTCATTAAAGATAATTTAGAAGAACTTGCAATAGCTGAAAGCAAAGATACGGGTAAGCCACTGCAATTAGCAAAAACTGTTGACATACCAAGAGCCAGCGCAAACATGGAGTTTTTTGCATATGCCATTACTCAATTTAGCAGTGAATCTCATGCTGGAAAAGATTCTATTAATTACACACTGAGAAAACCAATAGGCGTGGTTGCTTGTATTTCACCATGGAATTTACCGCTATATCTTTTCACATGGAAAATTGCTCCAGCACTTGCGACAGGGAATTGTGTGATTGCAAAGCCTTCCGAAATCACACCTTACACCGCATACTTATTAAGTAAAGTTTGTATAAAAGCAGGACTACCAAAAGGAGTATTAAACATTCTTCATGGGACTGGACCTGAAATTGGAAACTCTATAGTGCAAAACAAAAAAATCAAAGCTATTTCCTTTACTGGCGGTACGACAACAGGCCGGAAGATAGCTGAAATTTCAGCTCCCATGTTCAGAAAAATTTCTTTAGAACTAGGCGGCAAAAATCCTGCTTTGGTATTTGCAGATTGTGATTTAGAAAAAACAGCTGAGGGCTTAGTTCGGGCATCATTTGCAAACCAGGGTGAAATCTGTCTTTGTGCTTCTCGTATTTATATTGAAGAATCTATTTATGATGATTTTAAAACTCAATTTCTTGAGAAAGTAAAAGCTTTGAAAGTAGGCAATCCTTCAGATGATTCAACTAATATGGGAGCTTTGGTTTCCACACAGCATTTAGAAAAAGTGAAAAGCTATATAACTTTAGCTAAAGATGAAGGCGGTACATTATTATGTGGTGATGAAGATTTTGAATTAGAGGAAAAGAATAAGGATGGATATTTTTTACGACCTCATGTTTTTGAAAATTTACCCAATCATTGCAGAACGAATCAAGAAGAAATTTTTGGGCCTGTAGTGAGCTTAAATACTTTTAAAAATGAGAAAGAAGCCATTAAACTTGCAAATGAAAGTGAATATGGCTTAGCTTCCAGCATTTGGACGAATGATTTATCAAAAGCGCACCGAATAGGAAACCAGATAGAAACTGGGATAGTCTGGATTAATTGTTGGATGAATCGCGATTTAAGAACCCCATTTGGTGGAATGAAAAATAGTGGTTTAGGTAGAGAGGGTGGTTTAGAAGCTTTGAGATTTTTCACAGAGCCCAAAAATATTTGTATACAATACTAA